From Methanocella paludicola SANAE, a single genomic window includes:
- a CDS encoding NosD domain-containing protein translates to MLTRPLMTALALLAALMLLPTAWAATYSVPGDYPTIGAAVANSSSGDIISVDSGTYHENVVITKDITLVGGGSGAGMPTIDVDSGAGITIAADNAVVQRFRVTGGSTGIVVRDCGSVKVMECIVTGNGNGILVSGAHGCAVMNNTVAGNDNVGINVPDSSGNAIYLNIVTDNQYGIAVTGSSASNTIYMNVLRDNPGSNGLGNGIWNHWNSSMPLTYGYGGRQFSGYLGNYWGGLDGTDANGDGVVDTAVMLAENNGDHAPLVDPMPEHPAADFTSDATSGTSPLPVQFTDASTGYPVSWLWDFGDGTTSNMQSPPHIYQNSGSYTVTLTVKNVRGEGKLVRSNYIVAGAAATPTPTATPTPTATPEPWPSATLTPSPTEKPAGTPTSTATPKPSPGMEWLIGASALAAATLLSKKKQ, encoded by the coding sequence ATGCTTACACGCCCCCTTATGACCGCACTGGCCCTTCTGGCCGCGCTGATGTTATTGCCCACGGCATGGGCCGCCACCTACTCGGTGCCGGGCGACTACCCGACCATCGGCGCTGCCGTCGCCAATTCCTCGTCCGGCGACATTATCAGCGTCGACAGCGGCACGTACCACGAGAACGTGGTCATCACGAAGGATATCACGCTCGTGGGCGGGGGCTCCGGCGCGGGCATGCCCACTATCGACGTCGACTCTGGCGCCGGCATCACGATCGCCGCAGACAACGCCGTGGTACAGAGGTTCCGCGTCACGGGCGGCTCCACGGGCATCGTAGTAAGGGACTGCGGAAGCGTGAAGGTCATGGAATGCATCGTGACCGGCAACGGTAACGGCATCCTGGTCTCGGGGGCGCACGGCTGCGCCGTCATGAACAACACGGTCGCCGGGAACGACAACGTGGGCATCAACGTCCCCGACTCCAGCGGGAACGCCATATACCTCAACATCGTCACGGACAACCAGTACGGCATCGCCGTGACCGGCTCCAGCGCCTCCAACACGATCTACATGAACGTGCTCAGGGACAACCCGGGGTCGAACGGCCTGGGTAACGGCATCTGGAACCACTGGAACTCGTCCATGCCGCTGACCTACGGCTACGGGGGCAGGCAATTCTCGGGCTATTTAGGCAACTACTGGGGCGGCCTGGACGGAACCGACGCTAACGGGGACGGCGTTGTGGATACGGCAGTCATGCTGGCCGAGAACAACGGCGACCACGCCCCCCTGGTCGATCCCATGCCGGAGCACCCGGCGGCCGACTTTACATCTGACGCCACTTCGGGAACATCCCCACTGCCCGTGCAATTCACCGACGCCAGTACGGGGTATCCGGTGAGCTGGCTCTGGGACTTCGGCGACGGGACCACGTCGAACATGCAGAGCCCGCCCCACATTTACCAGAACTCCGGCTCATACACCGTCACCCTTACGGTGAAGAACGTGCGGGGCGAGGGAAAGCTCGTCCGGAGCAACTACATCGTGGCCGGCGCGGCAGCGACGCCGACCCCGACGGCCACTCCGACGCCCACCGCCACCCCGGAGCCCTGGCCCTCGGCCACGCTTACTCCCTCGCCTACGGAGAAGCCAGCTGGAACACCCACTTCAACGGCAACGCCTAAGCCCTCCCCCGGAATGGAATGGCTCATAGGAGCCTCGGCGCTCGCGGCGGCGACCCTGCTATCTAAAAAGAAGCAATAA
- the oadA gene encoding sodium-extruding oxaloacetate decarboxylase subunit alpha, producing MVRITETILRDAHQSLAATRMRTADMVPIIEKLDQVGFYSLEAWGGATFDTCIRYLNEDPWERLRIIKKAAKTTPIQMLLRGQNLVGYRHYSDDVVEKFVTLASKNGVDIFRVFDAVNDIRNMEASIKAARKCGARVQGTICYTLSPVHSNDKFVEMAKELAALDCDSICIKDMAGLIMPEPAADLVSRLKKEVGLPVDLHCHCTNGIAPMSYYAAAGSGVDILDTAMSPFGFGTSQPATESIVGALQGTPYDTGLDLKLLAEIAEYFWKVKEKYGAIIDPILERIDVNVLVYQIPGGMLSNLVSQLKQQNKMELYDAVLKEVPVVRRELGYPPLVTPTSQIVGTQAVLNVVMGERYKVVPKEVKDYVKGFYGRSPAPVDPEIQKKVIGDEQPITVRPADLLKPEMPGVIAAVNGLGLKNVKDEDYITYALYPPVAEKFLKGEIKPEALEPKAAPAKKSKLGPSARRFLIEMDGQVKEIRIEALDAPLPPIGVAVTAQPQAEAVVEEASSNGAVTSPMQGTILKVNVKVGDSVKKGDVIAVLEAMKMENDIVAHSSGTVKAVYAQKGKNVDANAVLAVIE from the coding sequence ATGGTACGGATAACGGAAACGATCCTGAGAGACGCCCACCAGTCCCTGGCGGCGACGAGGATGAGGACCGCGGACATGGTCCCCATCATCGAGAAGCTGGACCAGGTAGGCTTCTACTCTTTAGAGGCATGGGGCGGCGCGACCTTCGACACGTGCATACGGTACCTCAACGAGGACCCGTGGGAACGGCTGAGAATTATTAAAAAGGCCGCGAAGACCACTCCGATCCAGATGCTCCTGAGGGGCCAGAACCTCGTAGGATACCGGCACTACTCCGACGACGTCGTCGAGAAGTTCGTCACCCTCGCATCGAAGAACGGCGTGGACATCTTTAGAGTCTTCGACGCCGTGAACGACATCCGGAACATGGAGGCCTCCATCAAGGCCGCCAGGAAGTGCGGCGCCCGCGTCCAGGGCACGATCTGCTATACGCTCAGCCCGGTCCACTCGAACGACAAGTTCGTGGAGATGGCGAAGGAGCTTGCCGCCCTGGACTGCGATTCCATATGTATCAAGGACATGGCGGGGCTCATCATGCCCGAGCCGGCCGCCGACCTGGTGTCCCGGCTCAAGAAGGAGGTCGGGCTTCCGGTGGATCTGCACTGCCACTGCACCAACGGCATCGCCCCCATGAGCTATTACGCGGCCGCCGGGTCGGGAGTCGACATACTCGACACGGCCATGTCGCCCTTCGGGTTCGGCACCTCTCAGCCCGCCACCGAGTCCATCGTGGGCGCCCTGCAGGGCACGCCTTACGACACGGGCCTCGACTTAAAACTACTGGCGGAGATCGCCGAGTACTTCTGGAAGGTCAAGGAGAAGTATGGAGCCATCATCGACCCCATCCTGGAGAGGATCGACGTCAACGTCCTGGTATACCAGATACCGGGAGGAATGCTCTCCAACCTCGTCTCACAATTAAAACAGCAGAACAAGATGGAGCTGTACGACGCCGTGCTGAAAGAGGTGCCCGTCGTGCGCAGGGAATTAGGATACCCGCCCCTTGTCACGCCGACCTCGCAGATCGTGGGCACCCAGGCGGTGCTCAACGTGGTCATGGGCGAGCGCTACAAGGTCGTCCCCAAAGAGGTCAAGGACTACGTGAAGGGCTTTTACGGCAGGTCGCCCGCGCCCGTGGACCCTGAGATCCAGAAGAAGGTCATCGGCGACGAGCAGCCCATCACCGTCCGCCCCGCGGACCTCCTGAAACCCGAGATGCCCGGCGTCATAGCCGCCGTTAACGGGCTAGGCCTCAAGAATGTGAAGGACGAGGACTATATCACTTATGCCTTATACCCGCCCGTCGCGGAGAAGTTCCTGAAGGGCGAGATCAAGCCCGAGGCGCTGGAGCCCAAAGCGGCGCCGGCGAAGAAGTCGAAGCTCGGGCCCAGCGCGAGGCGCTTCCTGATCGAGATGGACGGCCAGGTCAAGGAGATCAGGATCGAGGCGCTGGACGCGCCCCTGCCGCCCATTGGCGTAGCCGTTACTGCACAGCCGCAGGCGGAGGCCGTGGTCGAGGAGGCGTCGTCGAACGGCGCCGTGACCAGCCCCATGCAGGGCACCATACTGAAGGTCAACGTCAAGGTGGGCGACAGCGTGAAGAAGGGCGACGTCATCGCCGTCCTGGAGGCCATGAAGATGGAGAACGACATCGTGGCCCATAGCTCCGGCACCGTCAAGGCCGTGTATGCCCAGAAGGGCAAGAACGTGGACGCGAACGCCGTGCTGGCCGTCATCGAGTGA
- the accC gene encoding acetyl-CoA carboxylase biotin carboxylase subunit, which yields MFNKVLIANRGEIALRIERACKELGISTVAVYSEADAKSLHVKYADEAYSIGPPPVKSSYLNVDALLEVAADSGCDAVHPGYGFLSENAPFAESVRKAGATFIGPPPSVIKKLGDKTVARSTMKKAGLPLIPGSTGTLRSADEAIELANRFGYPCIIKAAGGGGGRGMRLVFSDAEVPDALESAKREAEAFFSNGDVYIEKYLEDPRHIEFQILADKSGNVIHLGERDCSIQRRHQKLLEEAPSPRMTPVLRETMGNAAVQGAKAVKYENAGTFEFLLDKYGNFYFMEVNTRIQVEHPVTELVTGMDLVKEQLRIAAGEELPYRQSDIKINGHAIECRINAEDPQENFFPSPGKITQYMAPGGPGVRIDGCSYPGYEIPPYYDSMVAKLIVWDSNRAGAINRMRRALDEYVVEGVKTTIPFHKMILFNAYFRKGDYSTSFITKNILNEDKLIPKEIKKGLKTKVLGQKIHYFEEVASTNRIAKEMAAAGAAEGTMVLAETQSGGVKGRIGREWISPFGGVCFSLVLRPKCQPRHATKITLAAASAVCKTIRDLYGLDAKINWPNDILIGGRKVCGILTDMAMDVNSIKYIVLGFGVNVNVERLSFPQKIQKTATSIKEELGKTVSRKDFIDALLVEFERQYQNFNDGQYGVILDEYKSLAYPLGGHIIVKDQDKLYEGQSVDISEDGALVMKTKEGTVMTFVTGDVHAHPDEVLKKDEVRHEA from the coding sequence ATGTTCAACAAGGTACTGATCGCTAACCGGGGCGAGATCGCGCTCCGCATCGAAAGGGCGTGCAAGGAGCTGGGCATATCCACCGTGGCTGTCTACTCGGAGGCCGACGCGAAGTCCCTGCACGTCAAATACGCCGACGAGGCCTACAGCATCGGCCCCCCGCCGGTAAAGAGCAGCTACCTCAACGTTGACGCCTTATTAGAGGTGGCCGCCGACTCCGGGTGCGATGCCGTGCACCCCGGCTATGGCTTTTTATCCGAGAACGCCCCGTTCGCCGAGTCCGTGCGGAAGGCGGGCGCCACGTTCATCGGCCCCCCGCCGTCGGTCATTAAGAAACTGGGCGACAAGACCGTGGCCCGGAGCACCATGAAGAAGGCGGGCCTGCCGCTCATCCCCGGCTCCACGGGCACCCTGAGGAGCGCCGACGAGGCCATCGAGCTGGCCAACCGGTTCGGCTACCCGTGCATCATCAAGGCCGCGGGCGGAGGCGGAGGCCGCGGCATGCGCCTGGTATTCTCGGACGCCGAGGTGCCCGACGCCCTGGAGAGCGCCAAGCGCGAAGCGGAGGCGTTCTTCAGCAACGGGGACGTCTACATCGAGAAATACCTCGAGGACCCCCGGCACATCGAGTTCCAGATCCTGGCCGACAAGAGCGGCAACGTCATCCACCTGGGCGAGAGGGACTGCTCCATCCAGCGCCGCCACCAGAAATTACTCGAAGAGGCGCCGTCGCCGAGGATGACCCCCGTGCTCAGGGAGACCATGGGCAACGCCGCCGTCCAGGGCGCCAAGGCCGTCAAGTACGAGAACGCCGGGACCTTCGAGTTCCTGCTGGACAAGTACGGCAACTTCTATTTCATGGAGGTCAACACCCGCATCCAGGTCGAGCACCCGGTGACGGAGCTCGTCACGGGCATGGACCTGGTCAAGGAGCAGCTGCGCATCGCCGCGGGCGAAGAGCTACCTTACAGGCAGAGCGACATTAAGATCAACGGCCACGCCATCGAGTGCCGCATCAACGCGGAGGACCCCCAGGAGAACTTCTTCCCGTCCCCGGGCAAGATCACCCAGTACATGGCCCCCGGCGGACCCGGCGTGCGCATCGACGGGTGCTCCTATCCAGGATACGAGATCCCTCCATACTATGACAGCATGGTAGCCAAGCTCATCGTGTGGGACTCTAACCGGGCGGGCGCGATCAACCGCATGCGTCGGGCGCTGGACGAGTACGTCGTCGAGGGCGTCAAGACCACCATCCCGTTCCACAAGATGATACTGTTCAACGCCTACTTCCGCAAGGGCGACTACAGCACGAGCTTCATCACAAAGAACATCCTGAACGAGGACAAGCTCATCCCGAAGGAGATCAAGAAGGGCCTGAAGACGAAGGTGCTGGGCCAGAAGATCCACTACTTCGAGGAAGTCGCTTCCACCAACCGCATCGCCAAGGAGATGGCCGCGGCGGGCGCCGCGGAGGGCACGATGGTGCTCGCCGAGACGCAGAGCGGCGGCGTCAAGGGGCGCATCGGCCGGGAGTGGATATCCCCGTTCGGGGGCGTCTGCTTCTCGCTGGTGCTCCGCCCGAAGTGCCAGCCCCGGCACGCCACCAAGATAACGCTGGCAGCGGCCTCGGCGGTATGCAAGACGATCCGGGACCTCTACGGCCTGGACGCCAAGATCAACTGGCCGAACGACATCCTCATCGGCGGACGAAAGGTCTGCGGCATCCTCACGGACATGGCCATGGACGTGAACAGCATCAAGTACATCGTCCTGGGATTCGGCGTCAACGTGAACGTCGAGCGGCTCTCGTTCCCCCAGAAGATCCAGAAGACCGCCACCTCGATCAAGGAAGAGCTCGGCAAGACCGTGTCCCGCAAGGACTTTATTGATGCGTTGCTGGTCGAGTTCGAGCGCCAGTACCAGAACTTCAACGACGGCCAGTACGGCGTAATATTGGACGAGTACAAGAGCCTCGCCTACCCGCTGGGCGGCCACATCATCGTCAAGGACCAGGACAAGCTCTACGAGGGCCAGTCCGTGGACATCAGCGAGGACGGCGCCCTGGTCATGAAGACCAAAGAGGGCACGGTCATGACGTTCGTCACCGGCGACGTGCACGCCCACCCCGACGAAGTGCTCAAGAAGGACGAGGTCAGGCACGAGGCCTGA
- a CDS encoding DUF5788 family protein: MPAALTQESRSVIDGTTPKGVMRDLKAAIRHYGRDASRPITPEERRRLELRLHKMLVWVGVLTPFEFELGGRVVPLHDMVWDLLAKDCLTDEEKEYVRKLINKLQKHENFDEEVLHNSQLTVAEADVIFREASGLLRAILSLKSLVGRKDTCALKTRTSQRRLEEAKYWLGFLKQIT, encoded by the coding sequence ATGCCCGCCGCATTAACCCAGGAGTCCCGCAGCGTCATCGACGGCACCACGCCGAAGGGGGTCATGAGGGACCTGAAGGCGGCGATACGCCATTATGGCAGGGATGCCTCGCGCCCCATCACGCCCGAAGAGCGACGGCGCCTCGAGCTGAGGCTGCACAAGATGCTCGTATGGGTGGGAGTGCTAACCCCGTTCGAGTTCGAGCTCGGCGGAAGGGTCGTGCCCCTGCACGATATGGTGTGGGACCTGCTGGCCAAGGACTGCCTCACCGATGAGGAGAAGGAGTACGTCCGTAAGCTCATTAACAAGCTCCAGAAGCACGAGAACTTCGACGAGGAAGTCCTCCACAACAGCCAGCTTACCGTCGCCGAGGCGGACGTGATCTTCAGGGAGGCCTCGGGGCTGCTCCGCGCGATACTGAGCCTGAAGTCGCTCGTCGGGCGAAAGGACACCTGCGCCCTGAAGACGAGGACCAGCCAGCGGCGGCTCGAAGAGGCGAAGTACTGGCTGGGCTTTTTAAAACAGATCACGTAA
- a CDS encoding PrsW family intramembrane metalloprotease → MKAKSSALIVILLFLFISPALAQSSTDVPASAFQEKDLSISVAQSNFSFDRSPSSQTLSIVVSNPTNSPMDVYLAVYQNQQWNVLEKLGSVAAGAQKTFDYPVNFTYSGKSEEVDRFGVVGRTYAGYVGSVFSINENWTVYEDSLKSTLSIFGAASAAVLMLILIIVLAGVVSKALHTNYGNDGEYTLRTLFFPITKMRPWAERIANIIINPFFWVIEIALGALLVALILWFTLNETRPDIGWLVFLIGGVAAVFMPVIFLIIGWLADYYEREPFRFTVGMFMWGVMATFFAFFINTTFSLVAGLILSAGAAQIILAVLVAPVVEETAKGTGLLILSGHHDFDNVFDGIVFGFAIGMGFAFIENWLYFATNASPVAVGGLTEWTYNILYRSFLCSLAHGCFTAATGAAIGFFKGRMKSAGFAIAGFFLGLPVAILLHGVFNLTAVFDSIMQTAFGVPLPVFDPLLTIVITVIYIILGAYLQLKMKNNNKAVNR, encoded by the coding sequence ATGAAGGCAAAGTCGTCTGCTCTTATCGTTATTCTTTTATTCCTTTTCATTTCGCCGGCCCTGGCCCAGTCTTCCACGGACGTGCCGGCGTCGGCATTCCAGGAGAAAGACCTGAGCATCTCGGTCGCGCAGTCGAACTTCTCGTTCGACAGGTCCCCCTCGAGCCAGACGCTATCCATCGTCGTGAGCAACCCCACTAACTCGCCCATGGACGTATACCTGGCCGTTTATCAGAACCAGCAGTGGAACGTGCTGGAGAAGCTGGGGAGCGTCGCGGCCGGGGCGCAGAAGACGTTCGACTACCCCGTTAACTTCACCTACAGCGGAAAGAGCGAGGAGGTCGACCGGTTCGGCGTGGTGGGCAGGACGTACGCCGGCTACGTGGGTTCGGTCTTTTCCATTAACGAGAACTGGACGGTGTACGAGGACTCCCTGAAATCCACGCTCTCGATCTTCGGGGCGGCTTCGGCGGCCGTGCTGATGCTGATCCTGATCATCGTCCTTGCCGGGGTCGTCTCGAAGGCGCTCCACACGAACTACGGAAATGACGGCGAGTACACGTTACGTACGCTATTCTTCCCCATCACGAAGATGCGGCCCTGGGCCGAGCGTATCGCGAACATCATCATCAACCCGTTCTTCTGGGTCATCGAGATCGCGCTCGGGGCGCTGCTGGTCGCCTTGATACTCTGGTTCACCCTGAACGAGACCCGCCCCGACATCGGCTGGCTGGTGTTCCTCATCGGAGGGGTGGCGGCCGTGTTCATGCCCGTCATATTCCTGATAATAGGATGGCTGGCCGACTATTATGAGAGAGAGCCGTTCCGCTTCACCGTGGGCATGTTCATGTGGGGCGTGATGGCCACCTTCTTCGCGTTCTTCATCAATACCACGTTCTCGCTCGTGGCGGGCCTCATCTTAAGCGCCGGGGCGGCCCAGATCATCCTCGCCGTCCTCGTGGCGCCCGTGGTGGAGGAGACGGCGAAGGGCACCGGACTATTAATATTATCGGGCCACCACGACTTCGACAACGTGTTCGACGGCATCGTGTTCGGCTTCGCCATCGGCATGGGCTTCGCGTTCATCGAGAACTGGCTCTACTTCGCCACGAACGCCAGCCCCGTGGCCGTCGGGGGCCTGACCGAGTGGACGTATAACATTTTATACCGCTCGTTCCTGTGCTCGCTGGCCCACGGCTGCTTCACGGCGGCCACGGGCGCGGCCATCGGCTTCTTCAAGGGCCGCATGAAGTCCGCGGGCTTCGCCATCGCGGGGTTCTTCCTGGGCCTGCCGGTCGCCATCCTCCTGCACGGCGTGTTCAACCTCACGGCGGTCTTCGACTCCATCATGCAGACGGCCTTCGGCGTCCCCCTGCCGGTATTCGACCCCTTGCTGACCATCGTGATAACCGTAATATACATAATACTTGGGGCATATCTACAGTTAAAAATGAAGAACAATAATAAGGCTGTTAACAGGTGA
- a CDS encoding peptidylprolyl isomerase, whose translation MKKAIIETDKGNIEIVLFDKDAPNTVKNFEKLANSGFYNGLKFHRVIPGFVIQGGDPKGDGTGGPGYTIKCECYQPNAHKHTKGALSMAHAGKDTGGSQFFITHAPQPHLDGKHTVFGQVEKGMDIVLKIKQGDKMKSVKVIEAP comes from the coding sequence ATGAAGAAAGCGATCATCGAAACGGACAAGGGCAACATCGAGATCGTCCTGTTCGACAAGGACGCCCCGAACACTGTGAAGAACTTCGAGAAGCTCGCGAACTCCGGCTTTTACAACGGGCTGAAGTTCCACCGTGTCATCCCCGGATTCGTCATCCAGGGCGGCGACCCGAAGGGCGACGGCACCGGCGGCCCGGGCTATACCATCAAGTGCGAGTGCTATCAGCCGAACGCCCACAAGCACACGAAGGGCGCCCTGTCCATGGCCCATGCGGGCAAGGACACCGGCGGCAGCCAGTTCTTCATCACCCACGCCCCCCAGCCTCACCTCGACGGCAAGCACACCGTCTTCGGCCAGGTCGAGAAGGGCATGGACATCGTCCTCAAGATAAAGCAGGGCGATAAGATGAAGAGCGTGAAGGTTATCGAAGCCCCGTAA
- a CDS encoding NAD(P)-dependent glycerol-1-phosphate dehydrogenase codes for MNVSKHSEKWMQLPRNVIAGPGALESVGPICRSMRLKGRALIVTGRNTKGIAGDAVAESLSKNGYDADFLIVESATMENVEKAKRAARDTNAEFLLGVGGGKAIDIAKLASSQLDMYFISVPTAASHDGIASSRASIIQGGKSVSNQAEAPLCVIADTGIIMKSPYRLLAAGCGDIISNYTAVLDWRLAARLRNVYISEYSVALSEMTARMVLDYAHDIKPGLEESVRLVVKALISSSVAMSIAGSSAPASGSEHKFAHMLDQIAPKPALHGEQCGVGTIMMMYLHGGDWQRIRDALKTIGAPTTAKDLGIEDKYIVEALIKAHTIRPERYTILGDKDLPHEAAVNIARTTKVIE; via the coding sequence ATAAATGTATCTAAGCACAGCGAAAAGTGGATGCAGCTCCCCCGCAACGTGATCGCCGGGCCGGGCGCCCTCGAGAGCGTGGGCCCCATCTGCAGGTCGATGCGCCTTAAGGGCCGGGCGCTCATCGTCACGGGCCGTAATACCAAGGGCATTGCCGGCGACGCTGTCGCCGAGAGCCTCAGTAAGAATGGCTACGACGCTGATTTTTTAATCGTCGAGAGCGCCACCATGGAGAACGTGGAGAAGGCGAAAAGGGCCGCCAGGGACACGAACGCGGAATTTTTGCTGGGCGTCGGCGGCGGCAAGGCCATCGATATCGCCAAGCTGGCGTCATCCCAGCTCGACATGTACTTCATCAGCGTACCCACCGCGGCCTCCCACGACGGCATCGCCTCGTCCAGGGCCTCCATCATCCAGGGCGGCAAGTCCGTCTCGAACCAGGCGGAGGCGCCCCTGTGCGTCATCGCCGACACGGGGATCATCATGAAGTCCCCCTACAGGCTCCTCGCCGCGGGCTGCGGCGACATTATCTCGAACTATACGGCGGTGCTGGACTGGCGCCTGGCCGCCCGGCTCCGGAACGTCTACATTTCCGAATACTCAGTGGCCCTTTCCGAGATGACCGCACGCATGGTCCTGGATTACGCCCACGATATCAAGCCCGGCCTGGAGGAGTCCGTCCGGCTCGTCGTGAAGGCATTGATATCCTCGAGCGTCGCCATGAGCATTGCCGGGTCATCGGCCCCCGCGAGCGGCAGCGAGCACAAGTTCGCCCATATGCTCGACCAGATCGCCCCGAAGCCGGCGCTGCACGGCGAGCAGTGCGGCGTGGGCACCATCATGATGATGTACCTCCACGGCGGCGACTGGCAGCGCATCCGGGACGCGCTAAAGACAATCGGCGCCCCAACTACTGCAAAAGATCTCGGCATCGAGGATAAGTACATCGTGGAGGCGCTGATAAAGGCCCACACCATCAGGCCGGAGCGCTACACCATCTTAGGCGACAAGGACCTGCCCCATGAGGCGGCCGTGAACATCGCCAGGACGACGAAAGTCATAGAATAG
- a CDS encoding DUF63 family protein codes for MDSVDIGSFIAKYYIDPIIYNEGYNVVNTLTYAIILAISLFAILKLMALLRLKIDERLIMAVAPFIILGASLRNLEDVHLLSPPLSYMFITPLVYVLAFLITLAVLLICVYLERAGRVGDYSKPLFWTGVAGVIVVWGTLLLTQPIRVWWAPIVVFALAFTFTGVVYLIARYLKLGFLTMPLNVAILGAHMFDASSTFTAIDIVTGFAEKHVVPVFFIDIFGSAFVMYALKLAVFIPVIYLIEKYFIEDKDLYYVLKFVLLVLGFGPGIRNTLELVFIHG; via the coding sequence ATGGATTCTGTGGACATAGGCTCGTTCATAGCCAAGTATTACATTGACCCGATCATATACAATGAAGGCTACAACGTCGTAAATACGCTTACCTACGCTATTATCCTTGCTATAAGCCTCTTTGCCATATTAAAGTTAATGGCGCTCCTGAGGCTCAAGATCGACGAGCGGCTTATCATGGCGGTCGCGCCCTTCATCATCCTCGGCGCGTCCTTGCGGAATCTGGAGGACGTTCACCTGCTCTCGCCCCCACTGAGCTATATGTTCATCACCCCTCTCGTGTACGTGCTGGCGTTCCTCATCACGCTGGCCGTGCTGCTCATCTGCGTCTACCTCGAGAGGGCCGGCAGGGTCGGTGACTATTCGAAGCCCCTGTTCTGGACGGGCGTCGCCGGCGTCATCGTTGTCTGGGGCACCCTGCTCCTGACGCAGCCCATACGTGTCTGGTGGGCGCCCATCGTGGTCTTCGCGCTGGCCTTCACCTTTACCGGGGTCGTCTACCTCATCGCCCGTTACCTGAAGCTGGGCTTCCTCACCATGCCCCTGAACGTCGCGATCCTGGGGGCCCACATGTTCGACGCCTCCTCAACGTTCACGGCCATCGACATCGTGACGGGCTTCGCGGAGAAGCACGTCGTCCCCGTGTTCTTCATAGACATCTTCGGCTCGGCCTTCGTCATGTACGCCCTGAAGCTGGCCGTGTTCATACCGGTCATCTACCTCATCGAGAAGTACTTCATCGAGGATAAGGACCTCTATTACGTGCTCAAGTTCGTGCTCCTCGTGCTCGGCTTCGGCCCCGGCATCCGCAACACCCTGGAGCTGGTGTTCATCCATGGTTAA
- a CDS encoding stage II sporulation protein M, whose protein sequence is MVNIPGPSRFVRYLGELRAFIAIIVALFCLSAALGYVIPGMYPELVDALLSGLQDKADQLTGQQPLLMMLGIFWNNALASLLALIFGLVAGLFPLFFVMANGLAIGIVLEMVVAKMGAVGGILLFLAGILPHGVLELPAVLISAAIGLKLGYLALLSLIKRQDVVTGELMAGLMVFVFWIVPMLFVAAFIETFITSALLGSV, encoded by the coding sequence ATGGTTAACATTCCCGGGCCCTCCCGGTTCGTCAGGTACCTGGGCGAGCTACGCGCGTTCATCGCCATCATAGTGGCCCTGTTCTGCCTGTCGGCCGCCCTTGGGTACGTCATCCCCGGCATGTACCCGGAGCTCGTGGACGCGCTCCTCTCGGGCCTGCAGGATAAGGCGGACCAGCTTACGGGGCAGCAGCCGCTGCTCATGATGCTCGGCATCTTCTGGAACAACGCCCTCGCCTCGCTGCTCGCCCTCATCTTCGGCCTTGTCGCCGGCCTGTTCCCCCTGTTCTTCGTGATGGCCAACGGGCTGGCCATAGGCATCGTGCTCGAGATGGTCGTGGCGAAGATGGGTGCCGTCGGCGGGATACTGTTGTTCCTGGCGGGCATACTCCCCCACGGCGTCCTCGAGCTTCCCGCGGTGCTCATCTCCGCCGCCATCGGCCTGAAGCTGGGCTACCTGGCGCTGCTCTCCCTGATAAAGAGGCAGGACGTGGTCACCGGGGAGCTCATGGCCGGGCTCATGGTCTTCGTGTTCTGGATCGTGCCCATGCTGTTCGTCGCCGCCTTCATCGAGACGTTCATCACGAGCGCGCTCCTCGGCTCCGTTTAG
- a CDS encoding stage II sporulation protein M — protein MPLNLRIPGPKAFLRYVWDLRLYILAAIAVFTVFYILGYAAAVSIPEVRDTIMSSVSEEVSPLKELSPLSLMLGIFVNNAVKCLLVIVLGMAFGIVPAFFMMANGLILGIVIGVTMSRTSLLYVLAGTLPHGVIELPMVFISAAIGLKLGVLALKALFGKKEGLLDKVKEALLIYFIWIFPLLFLAAFLETFVTSTVLYLLFGSG, from the coding sequence ATGCCACTGAACCTGAGGATACCGGGCCCGAAAGCCTTTTTAAGATACGTCTGGGACTTGAGGCTTTACATACTGGCCGCCATTGCGGTATTCACCGTATTCTATATCCTGGGCTACGCGGCCGCGGTGAGCATACCCGAGGTGAGAGATACCATCATGTCCAGCGTCTCGGAGGAGGTGTCGCCGCTCAAGGAACTTTCGCCGTTAAGCCTCATGCTCGGCATATTCGTCAATAACGCCGTAAAATGCCTGCTGGTCATCGTGCTCGGCATGGCCTTCGGGATCGTGCCCGCGTTCTTCATGATGGCCAACGGCCTCATCCTGGGGATCGTCATCGGAGTGACCATGTCCCGGACGAGCCTCCTGTACGTCCTGGCGGGCACGCTGCCCCACGGGGTCATCGAGCTGCCCATGGTGTTCATCTCGGCCGCCATCGGCCTGAAGCTGGGAGTGCTGGCGCTGAAGGCGCTTTTCGGCAAGAAGGAGGGCCTCCTCGATAAAGTTAAGGAAGCCCTTTTAATTTACTTCATCTGGATCTTTCCATTATTGTTTTTAGCGGCCTTCCTCGAGACATTCGTGACCAGCACTGTCCTGTACCTGCTCTTCGGGTCCGGGTAA